The nucleotide sequence CCGCTCATCGCTGCCATCCTGTCGCTGGCCAAGGACTCAACCTGGGTATCCGGGATGCCGCTGCTTTGGCACAAGTCTTAACAACAGCCTGGGCACGAGGTGAAGATCTCGGCAATTTAGCTGTACTGCGGCGCTACGAACGCTGGCGAAAAGTCGAAAATCTAGCCATCCTAGGCTTCACCGATTTTCTTGACCGCATATTTTCTAACCACTGGTGGCCCATCCTGCAAATCAGGCGACTCGGCCTCTGGCTATTGCGCAATGTTCCCCCCTTCAAGGTTTTAGCACTGAAATTTATGACTGGATTCTGGGGCCGTCGTCCGACTTTAGCTCAGGCGAGAACTAAAGCAAATCAGCCTTCTCCGGTAGCTCACAATAGTCTCCTTTAAAGCGGCCCGACACCTGATGACGTGGAGCGATCGCCACCCAGACAACGAGATCACTCACATCCACTCACGCATCCTCGCCCAGTCCGGCCATTAAAGATGGCGTTGAGTAATGCGGACAGCTAACACGGCTAATTTCCCAAGAGCCTAAATGCCGTCCGCATTAATTGAGTACCGTAAAGGTAACACCTGCCCATTGAGGCAAACGCTTTAGCAGTTGGGAACCCATTAGAGAGGCTGGCGTCCAAAAGCCTCCCGGCTGAGCACAATCGGTCAAATCTTTCGCTAGACAAAGGCTTGCTTGCGTAATGAGCTTAGCCGTTGAGCCATATCCCGGATCGCGATCGCCCTTAACTTGAGTCTTCAAAACCTGGCCATCCGCTGTTTTACCGACAAATCGCAAATCATAGAAACCTTGATCTTGCGCCTCCGCACTCGGACCTTGTCCTGGCTTCGGTAAAATCGTGGTTTCTAGCAACTGCCACAGTGGCGCAATTGCAGTTGCTAGCACTAGTCCATCCAAGCCCAACTTCAGCCCTTGGGCCACAAACCAACCGACCGGCCCACCCCGAGTCAAGATTCCTTCCGTATAACGAAACTCAGTGCCGTAAGCGTAGTTTTGCAAGTAGTTCGACCGCAGCACTACCCGCACATTCACATCAGCCATGACAAAGGGAGTCACCCACTCTTGAAAGTCTTGGTCAAACTCCACTGGCATGAGCGGCTGTGGCTGGCTCGCAATTTGCTCACTGTCAGGACACAGAAAATAGGGATTCTTTAGTTCACCCCGCAAGTCTGGATCTTCCATGGCCTCTTTGACCAAATTCAACCCGCTGGCAATCGTTCCCCCAGAGACTCCTCCTTGAGCAGCCATTAACCGCATATTCACCTCTGCACAAGGGTGTTGATACCGTTGCTGAGCTTGGCTTTGCAAATGATACACACCCAAATCAGAAGGAATAGAGTCAAACCCACAACAGGGAACAATGTAAGCTCCGGATTCTAACGCTTGGACTTGATACTGATCGATCATGCGACGAATCCACGGTGATTCTCCAGTTAAATCGCAATAATGCGTTCCAGTCTCAGCACAGGCTTTGACTAGGCGATCGCCATGTAGAGCGTAAGGCCCAACAGTCGAGAGTACGACCCGCGTCTGTAAACACATCGCTCGTAGCGCTGCGTCGTCATCGGCATCGGCCACAATCTGCGTAGGCGCTTCTGCCTCAGGCGATAGGCGATCAGCCAACGCTTTGAGCTTGCTTGCGTTTCGTCCCACGATCGCCCACTTCACCGTTTCACGTTGGCTCTGCTGCACGAACGATTGACAAACGAGCTGCCCGACAAAGCCAGTTGCCCCAAACACCACGACATCAAACAAGCGATTATTCGCCATCGCCCTCAAATCCTCACCTTAAAGACACACGGTCTTTGCCACCCAAGCTAAGCCCCCCTTAACACACCAACGACTTCACTCAAAGTCGCTACAGACGGAGTAAAGTTAACTGTGCTCAGCTAGGCCGACTCCTCAAGCGAATTACTGAAAACCTCAAAGACCTGTTGGCAGCATTTCTTCAAGCGATCGCCAACCGCAGGTTCCGGTACTGTCTCTCCAGTAAATCGCCAGCGGTGAATCGTTGAAAACGTCCATTGCTTACCCCGATGGTCATAACCACCAATTTCCATCCCAATGACGCGCTTGTCTTGGCTATCCGGGTCGTCGTAAAAACGAATTTGCAGCAATAGACTCCGGCAGTGAAAAAGTCGACTAACTCCCGGAAAATGTAATCCAATGTCAATGGAATCGGGATCAACAAGATCCCGAGTATCCTGATCACTCGTCCAGGGTTTTAGATCAACCCTTAAATCAGGAAACTCTACCTTAAATAAGCGTACAACAGTCGCAATTTTGCTCGCGAACTCGATGCTGGTTGCCTGCTCGGCTGCGTTCACACCTTACCTTCCCTGAAAACGCAACTTTCAAACTAAGATAACGCTTAAGTTTCTACAGTCAACCTTGTAACGGACTTACCTAAAATCCCGAAACCTCTCAGAGAGCATCGTCAGATACCCCAGACCTTCTCACAAATCTAATTAAATCTCTCCCCAAGCAACCGGTAACTGGTCACCGCTGACTAGCTAGCAGGCTAACCTTACAGCTCAGTCCCAACAGACGAGTAGTGAGCTTGACAAGTCGATAAGATGGCTAGCTCAGATTCTCCGGGAGTACCGAGATCATAAAAGCCATCGAGGGCCAGCACAAAATCTGAATTACCCGTCGATGCAACTTGCAGATCATCAGTCACTAACGCGATCGCATAACCGTACACCTCTTGTGTGTAGCTGTTCGTGATCTGCAAAGCGAGTTCATTGCCGTCGCGATAACCCTGAAAACAATCAAACGACGATTGAGGCATGAACATAGCCCCCACCAGCTGTGCGTCTTGGGCTGCGAACACCATATATGCTGCGCCTAGCGTCTCCGGCTCTGGCGCAGAACCATATAGATAAACACCATCTGCGATCGCGGTAGATTGAGAAGCAGCCGCATCTAACACATTCGCACTGGGAATTTGATTTGCTGTTGCTGCGGCACATAGCATTAAGCTACCAGCCATACCGCCTAAGAGCAGCTGCCAATGACCACAAAGCAAGGAGCTGTGACGGCTGGCAACTGAAACAGCAGAATTTAGAACTGTCTTGAGACGTGCACCGACACCCATTACCCATCAACTCCTTCACTTATAAATTACTTATGATAATTATTAGAGGAAGAAATCCTCTATAACCACATTAGAGGACCAGTTGTCTGCCTCAGCACGAGATCGCTTAGAGCTTAATATCTCTTTGTATCAGTCCCTGAAAGTGCCTCACAGAGGGTGATCAAGGTCACACAAGAAACGACATCTCGAAAGCATTGATCAGAAAATAGCGCGTTGCAAATCGCTTGTTCCAGTCCTGAGTGACAGACTTTCAACTGGTTAGCAGCTCAACATTAGGGGTTAGACAGGTCTTGACATTCAGACCGTCATTGAGGTGACAAAGTCCTAAATCAACCATGAACAGGCTTTAGTCGCATTTGGAATCAGTGTGTTTTCAGTAAATCAACATGAATTCACAAAAAAGCTCGCCTTCGTACAGAAGGCGAGCAAGCTAATGTGGAGGCAATGTGCGTAAATGAACTCGTCCAGAATCAAGTGTTCGCCAGTCGCTACAAACGGGAACTTAATTACTGAAAAGAGGAAACTGGCTGTGCGGGAGGCAACAGCGGTACCGCAGCAACTGCCGCTGTTGAACCTCCATCATCACCTGGCGCTCCATCCGGAGACACATTAGAACCTACCGGCAAGGCAATTTCTTGACCTCTCTCCTCTAGCACCACCACAGGCGCTGAACCAGCGGGATTCTCAATTCGCTTAACCAATACAGTGCCATTAGCGATGCGATCGCCAACCCTCACGTAGCGACTGGTGGGCTCATTCGGAGCCTTCACAATTGCAAAAGACTCACCATTAACGCGGGCCACACCCGTTACCTGAACTTGAGATGCGACAACCGTGGGCTCAGGTAATTCAGGTAGCTCAGTCGGTGGGGTTGTCGTGCCATTATTATTTTGTCCGCCCCCAGGCTGTGTCGGTGAGATGCCGCCGCCACCGCCGCCAGCATTAGGCTGATTTTCGGGGCTAGTTCCACCATTCTCAGGTGCTGGTGGCGGTGCAGCCGGAGGGGGCGGAATCGGCACAAACGCATACGGATCATTCCGCTCTTTATTAATCTCGTTAAATCTTTCGTTCGGATCAGTAGAGGGCAGCAACTCAGCCCGAGCAATCTCAGCTGCCGTAGGCAATCCAGGCAACATCGCTTCTTCAAACAATTCGGCTTCACCCTCGCCGGTTGGGGTTTCGCCTTCAGTAGCTGAGTCTGGGACGACAACCGCGTCGCTGGGAACTTCGACGCCATCACCTTCAATCACAAAGTCGTCGTCTTGCTGCTCAAGAGAATTTCGAGCAGTCAATGCTGCTAGGCCACCCCCTAAAGGAATTGGTAAGACCATCGCTAACAAGCCCAGCAAACTCATGATCAAGCTATTGCGGGCCCATTTACGCTCTCGCCAAAACTTGATACAGAACACCAACAACGCAAATGGTACCAGCAGCGCGAGCACTCCCCAAAGGGTGCTTACTCGGAAAGCATCCACTACGCCAATAATGCCCCCTATAAAGGAGAGTAAAACTCCCAAGAAGAACAGCAATAATAACAGCATGGCGCTCATGGCTCTGCCTCCTCGCCCATTGTTTAGTCAGCTAGTGCTTCTAAACGATAGCTCACTTCTTAGGGGATGGAACGTTATTAAGCCGTTTCATCTTCAGAAGCAACAACCATCACCCTTTTCAGATGTTTTAAACCTTGCTTGACGCGCCGCGAAACTGTAACCGAACTAATGCCGAGGCGCTCAGCAGTTTCTTTCTGAGTCAGATCTTGCAAAAAGACGAATTCAAGGATGTTACGGGTGCGTTCTTCTAACTGTTGAAGAGCTTGATGTAGGCGGATGCGGTCCTCTTCGGCTAGCTGGAAGCTCCGATATTTCGGATCGGGCAGCATGTCTGATAGAGAAGCTGAATCAGCATCTTCATCTAACACCGGAGCATCTAAGCTCAGTAAAGAGCGGTTACGAATGGCCAGTTTTACTTCACTCCATTCAGTCAAAGAAATTTCCAGATGGTTAGCAATTTCGTAGTCTGTAGGCTGGCGGTTTAGTTGTTCTCGCAATGTAGTAATCGCTTGACGAGACTGACTCGCGAGACTGTGCCATTTACGAGGAATGCGTACCGTACTGCTGCGATCGCGTAGATAATGCTGGATTTCACCCCGGATATAGGGAATCGCAAACGAGCTAAACGCAAAACCTTTAGTCAATTCAAATCGCTCAATTGCACGAATCAAGCCCAGACTGCCAACTTGCATTAAATCATCAAAAGATTCGTCAGATTGCCGAATCCAACGATGAGCTTCGCGTCGCACAAGTCCTAGATTAAGCTGAACCAGCTGATTTCGAATAGCTGGCTGACGATTTTGCTGATAAAGCTGCAGGAGTTCAGCTGTCTTACCTTTCAGATCCGAGTGCAGGGTTGAGGAGGTCATGCTAATTCCGTGACGATTCTAGAGATCGGTGAACAAGGCTATCAAAAATAACTGTTAGACGTCTGAGATTGCTGTTTGCTAGCCCAAAGCTCAAATCAAGTGAACGATAAGCATTGCATAAATTTCCAGGATATCTGCATGCACCCATACTTAACCCTAATTACCTGCTTCATCGTCAACAATGTTGAATTCACTGATTCCGGAACAGGCTCAAAAAAGTTCACATGTATAAAACAGAGATGAAATCAGACATGCCCCAACTAGTCGACAGTCGCTAACTGTGCTTGAAACAGTTCCAGAACCTGAGTCCAGGCATCTTGTGCAGCATGAGCATCGTAACTGGCGCGTTGATCACAGAAAAATCCGTGAGTCGCTTCGGGATATCGGTAAATACGGTGATCAACTTGATGAGTTCTTAATGCATCTTCAATTTCGTCTACCTCAGCGGGAGTAATTAGGGGATCCTGCATCCCGAAAAAGGCGTAGACCGTACCGTGAATGTCTGGAGTGTGGCTGATGGTTGGTGCCCCACCGCCGGGCGCCAACTGGCAAATGCCTGCACCGTAAAAGCTCGCAGTAGCTTGTATCGCAGGTAAAGTGGCCGCGAGGTAGGCCACATGCCCCCCGAAGCAAAAGCCAATGCAACCGACAGCTTGAGGTACTCCCGTAAAATGCTGCTGGACGTATGAGATCGCCCCTTGAATATCACTCAACAATTCGTCAACCTGAGTGCCGTTCTTATATTGTCTTCCTAGCGCAAGCGCGGTTTCGTCATAACCAACTTCGAAACCCGGCGCTTGGCGATGGTAAATGTGGGGAGAGATCGCAATGTAGCCTTGCTGAGCAATCCGCTCTGTCACAGCGCGAATGTGAGCGTTTACCCCAAACACCTCTTGAATGACTACAACCGCCGGACAGTCTTTGGATTCGGTAGGATGAGCAAGATACGCGGGAATGGTGAGTCCCTGACTGAGGATATCAACAGTATGCGTTTGAATGGGAGGAGTTGCTGCTGCCATTAGTTAATTATTCGGTTGAATGCAAGATCGATTTTATTAAAAAGGGTCGACAATCAACCTGTCGAGAGGCACGCGACAGTTAGGACCCAGAACTTTTTATCACCAACCACTCGCGAAACCATTACTTAAAATCAGGTCAGTGTCATATGCAGCAAGCCATTGGGGTAGTCGAAACTTGCGGGATGCCAGGGGCATTAGTGATTGCCGATATCATGGGTAAGAGCGCAAATATTCGAGTGGTTGGGCTAGAAAATACCGACTCGGGACGTATCAGTGTGATTATTCGCGGCTCGACGGGAGCACTCCAAGCAGCCATTGCGGCTGCTCAGGCGGCCCAGACCGCCCATCCCAGCGTTAGCCTCCTGGGACATCACATTGTGCCCTGCCCAGACAACTCGGTTGAGCCGATGGGCCAGCCGCGCCCCAGCCGTCGCTTTTCGCAAAGCAATAGTGTCGAGTGGTTAGACGATTAGACCTACAAGCGTCAAAGTGTCACATTTTGTTGAATTTACATTAATTATCGGACAGGCTGATTCAGCCTTATGTGAGGAGCGTTCATAGCAGCACTATTGAGGCTGCACGACCTCGGAGACAACGTCCCAATTAAGGCGGGCACTGGGAGAGCTATCTGTGCTTAAATTCCATATCCAAACTGACAGCGAAATTCCAGCATCTACTCAACTCTATGACCAGTTGTGGTTTGCGATCGCCTCGCGTCAGTTCCCCCCAGGTTATCGGTTGCCCAGTACCCGTCAATTAGCGATGCAAACCGGGTTGCACCGAAATACCATTAGCAAGGTCTATCGACAACTGGAAGAAGCAGGCGTAGTAGAAGCTCAGCCTGGTTCCGGTATCTATGTCCGAGCCCACTCCACAGTCGAAAGCTCTCGGCCCCATCTAGGACTGTGGGATAAATTTCCTAAAGCCCGAAAAGTCGTTGAAGATGTCTTGGACGAGTTGCTGCGCCAGGGGTGTTCCCTAAACCAAGCTCGCGAACTCTTTTTTGCCGAAGTGGACTGGCGATTGCGGTGTAGCGCTCGCGTTTTAGTCACCGTGCAGAGTCAAGATTTAGGAGCGGGCGAACTTATCGTGCGCGAATTGGAAGCCGCTTTGCACATTCCAGTACAGTTGGTGGCGTTGGAAGAATTGGAAGATAGCCTGGCGCAGGCCCGATCTGGGACGGTAGTGACGAGTCGCTACTTTTTAGCGGAGGCGGAGGCGATCGCTGGACCTAAGTCTGTCCGAGTTATTCCCATTGATATTTACGACTACAACCGCGAGCTGGGACTGCTCAAAGAATTGCCTCAAGACACTTGTTTAGGCATGGTCAGTCTGAGTTCCGGTATTTTGCGGGCAGCAGAAGTGATTGCCTACAGTTTGCGGGGCGAAGACGTGCTGGTGATGACGGCACAAACCGAGGATGCCTACAAACTGAATGCGCTGGTGCGAAGTGCCCAAACCATTGTGGTGTTTGACCAAGCCAGCTTGCCTGTTGTCAAGCAGGCCATTAATAGCGCCCGTGAAGACCTGATCAGAGCACCACAAATTGTCGTATGCGACAACTACATTGGCGAAAAATCGATCAACCTACTGAAGCGAGAGCTGGGCTTAGAAAGCTAATGGCTGCGGCCCGGCTCGGGCAGTAAACTTAGCTGCTGAGCAACCTTAAAAGATTGGCGATGCTGGGGCGATCGCCCTAACCGGGCGATGGCTTCGCGGTGTCGGGCACTCCCATATCCTTTATTAGAGGCGAGATCATAGCCGGGATAGCGGCGATCAAGGCGCACAATGAGCGCATCGCGCCACACTTTTGCCAAAATGCTGGCTGCCGCGATCGCCACATCGACCTGATCCCCCTTAACCACCGTCTGCTGGGGCACCGCTAGATCGGGAATACGTTGATTGCCATCTACTAAGCACAGTTCAGGGGCTACAGATAGGCGGCAAATTGCCCGTCGCATTGCTAAGAGTGAAGCCTGTAAAATATTGAGCCGATCAATTTCGTGAACGGTTGCTAAGCCGAGGGCATAGGCCCGCGCCTGCGATTTAATCTGCGGCACCAAGGCCTCTCGTCGGGGAGCGGTCAAGCGCTTGCTGTCTGTCACTCCTAAGGTAGCCAAGTCAGCGCTAGTGCTGGCGTCAAGAATGACCGCTCCGGCCACCACTGGACCAAACAAAGCTCCTCTTCCCACCTCATCGACGCCCGCGATGATCGCCGCGGGCGTCGACGCTAACGTTGGCGTAATCGCCACCGAAGTGTTGCGGACTTTAACCATCATCTCCGCTGGCCGAAGATCGGCGGCGACGGCGACGGCGCGTTTTAGGTGCCGATTCAGCCACCGTTTCGGCTATGTCACTTGCCTCAGCGTTATCAGTATTGGCTTCCGCCGTCTCGACTGCCACTGTCACTGCCGACTCTGTCGAACTCCCATTTTCATCTGCGGAGTCAGCAGACTTACGACGAGATTTGAGGATTGGTTCAGCCACCGTTGAGCTCGACTGCTCAGGCACTGCGTCGGTATTTTCTGGGGAGTCATTACTGCTGCCGTCATCGGACAGTTGTGCCGCCTCCCCTGGTAACACGACCTGCACGATCGCATTCTTGGCGTCCTTAATTTCTTTCGTGCTCAACACCAGCGGCGAAATGCCCATCATGGCGTAGACGCTTTGTTCTTCAGGGGTCATTTCAACGATGACTGTTTCGGGCGGCGTGGCGGGCTTGCGATCGCCTCTGCCGCCTCGACTACGACTAGATCGACCGCTACTGGCAGTCGATTCATTACTCGTCGACTTGGCTGGTGGCTCCGCTGGCGTTGCTTCAACCGTCACAGGTGCAGGTGTCGAGGGCCGCGCAGTGTCACTGCTTTTACCATTGCTGCGGCTAGGTGCGGGTGAATCACGACGACGGCGACGGCGCCCTCCCCGGTTACCCTTCGACTCCTGATAGCTGGGATGATGGAGCAAGTCCAACTCTTGTAGGTCAGAATGAGGCTCTAAATCTTCGGTGAAGGCTTCTTTCAAAGAGGGATGAGCGCGATTACTGGTACTTGCTAACTCGCGACTCGGCTC is from Leptolyngbya iicbica LK and encodes:
- a CDS encoding saccharopine dehydrogenase family protein; this encodes MANNRLFDVVVFGATGFVGQLVCQSFVQQSQRETVKWAIVGRNASKLKALADRLSPEAEAPTQIVADADDDAALRAMCLQTRVVLSTVGPYALHGDRLVKACAETGTHYCDLTGESPWIRRMIDQYQVQALESGAYIVPCCGFDSIPSDLGVYHLQSQAQQRYQHPCAEVNMRLMAAQGGVSGGTIASGLNLVKEAMEDPDLRGELKNPYFLCPDSEQIASQPQPLMPVEFDQDFQEWVTPFVMADVNVRVVLRSNYLQNYAYGTEFRYTEGILTRGGPVGWFVAQGLKLGLDGLVLATAIAPLWQLLETTILPKPGQGPSAEAQDQGFYDLRFVGKTADGQVLKTQVKGDRDPGYGSTAKLITQASLCLAKDLTDCAQPGGFWTPASLMGSQLLKRLPQWAGVTFTVLN
- a CDS encoding RNA polymerase sigma factor SigF — protein: MTSSTLHSDLKGKTAELLQLYQQNRQPAIRNQLVQLNLGLVRREAHRWIRQSDESFDDLMQVGSLGLIRAIERFELTKGFAFSSFAIPYIRGEIQHYLRDRSSTVRIPRKWHSLASQSRQAITTLREQLNRQPTDYEIANHLEISLTEWSEVKLAIRNRSLLSLDAPVLDEDADSASLSDMLPDPKYRSFQLAEEDRIRLHQALQQLEERTRNILEFVFLQDLTQKETAERLGISSVTVSRRVKQGLKHLKRVMVVASEDETA
- a CDS encoding dienelactone hydrolase family protein translates to MAAATPPIQTHTVDILSQGLTIPAYLAHPTESKDCPAVVVIQEVFGVNAHIRAVTERIAQQGYIAISPHIYHRQAPGFEVGYDETALALGRQYKNGTQVDELLSDIQGAISYVQQHFTGVPQAVGCIGFCFGGHVAYLAATLPAIQATASFYGAGICQLAPGGGAPTISHTPDIHGTVYAFFGMQDPLITPAEVDEIEDALRTHQVDHRIYRYPEATHGFFCDQRASYDAHAAQDAWTQVLELFQAQLATVD
- a CDS encoding BMC domain-containing protein, which produces MQQAIGVVETCGMPGALVIADIMGKSANIRVVGLENTDSGRISVIIRGSTGALQAAIAAAQAAQTAHPSVSLLGHHIVPCPDNSVEPMGQPRPSRRFSQSNSVEWLDD
- a CDS encoding GntR family transcriptional regulator, with translation MLKFHIQTDSEIPASTQLYDQLWFAIASRQFPPGYRLPSTRQLAMQTGLHRNTISKVYRQLEEAGVVEAQPGSGIYVRAHSTVESSRPHLGLWDKFPKARKVVEDVLDELLRQGCSLNQARELFFAEVDWRLRCSARVLVTVQSQDLGAGELIVRELEAALHIPVQLVALEELEDSLAQARSGTVVTSRYFLAEAEAIAGPKSVRVIPIDIYDYNRELGLLKELPQDTCLGMVSLSSGILRAAEVIAYSLRGEDVLVMTAQTEDAYKLNALVRSAQTIVVFDQASLPVVKQAINSAREDLIRAPQIVVCDNYIGEKSINLLKRELGLES
- a CDS encoding ribonuclease HII encodes the protein MMVKVRNTSVAITPTLASTPAAIIAGVDEVGRGALFGPVVAGAVILDASTSADLATLGVTDSKRLTAPRREALVPQIKSQARAYALGLATVHEIDRLNILQASLLAMRRAICRLSVAPELCLVDGNQRIPDLAVPQQTVVKGDQVDVAIAAASILAKVWRDALIVRLDRRYPGYDLASNKGYGSARHREAIARLGRSPQHRQSFKVAQQLSLLPEPGRSH